The proteins below come from a single Phycisphaeraceae bacterium genomic window:
- a CDS encoding sigma-54-dependent Fis family transcriptional regulator: MSVILVVDDKEMLRDSVAATLSRAGFEVQVAQDGPSALESIRSKRPDAVVSDLKMPGMTGIELLERIRGVDEDLPVVLMTAFGSIDTAVNAMKHGAFDYLTKPFEGDELIITIKRALAHGKLVRENALLRSAAAPVRSAEALQGLSRIIGDSPAMRRVKAQIEAVADSQGTVLITGESGSGKEVVAQAVHDLSSRRKGSFLAVNCAALTESLLESELFGHERGAFTGAERLRKGRFELADGGTLLLDEVSEVSPQIQAKLLRVLQERAFERVGSSVTIGVDVRVIATSNRDLPRAAARGDFRQDLFFRLNVLPIHLPPLRDRLEDVPAIAKHFVTKISEREGLEPVEIEPEAIKLLMSYNWPGNVRELQNIAERAVVLCGVRRSAGAPSKVISKELIEPWLVPVPVQPRVRAQFMGRDEPSFGAESFMESKSSRVPGRRLEDIERDAIIQTLERFNGHRQKTADALGIGVRTLGLKLRKWKDDNLVSHSL; the protein is encoded by the coding sequence TGTTGCGTGACAGCGTTGCTGCGACGTTGAGTCGCGCAGGATTCGAGGTGCAGGTGGCCCAGGACGGGCCATCGGCGCTGGAGTCGATTCGGTCCAAGCGCCCGGATGCGGTGGTGAGCGACCTGAAGATGCCTGGCATGACGGGAATCGAGTTGCTTGAGCGGATCCGGGGGGTGGATGAGGATCTTCCGGTGGTGCTGATGACCGCGTTCGGGTCGATCGACACCGCGGTGAATGCCATGAAGCACGGTGCGTTCGACTACCTGACCAAGCCCTTTGAGGGTGACGAACTGATTATCACGATCAAGCGTGCGCTGGCGCATGGGAAGTTGGTTCGCGAGAATGCGCTGCTGCGTTCGGCTGCGGCACCGGTTCGCTCGGCGGAGGCACTGCAGGGTTTGAGCCGCATCATTGGTGATTCTCCTGCGATGCGTCGAGTCAAGGCGCAGATCGAAGCGGTTGCGGATTCGCAAGGGACGGTACTCATTACGGGGGAATCCGGATCTGGCAAGGAAGTGGTGGCGCAGGCGGTACATGACCTGAGCAGCCGGCGCAAGGGCTCATTTCTGGCGGTGAACTGTGCAGCGCTGACCGAGTCGTTGCTGGAGAGCGAGTTGTTCGGGCATGAGCGGGGCGCGTTTACTGGGGCGGAGCGACTTCGCAAGGGTCGGTTCGAGCTGGCCGATGGCGGAACGCTGCTGCTCGACGAAGTGTCGGAAGTTTCTCCTCAGATTCAGGCCAAATTGCTGCGTGTCCTGCAGGAGCGGGCGTTTGAGCGGGTGGGTTCGAGTGTAACGATTGGCGTCGATGTTCGGGTGATCGCGACGAGCAATCGCGACCTGCCGCGGGCGGCCGCGCGTGGGGACTTCAGGCAGGATTTGTTTTTCAGGCTCAATGTGCTTCCGATTCACCTTCCGCCGTTGCGAGATCGACTTGAGGATGTGCCTGCGATTGCCAAGCACTTCGTGACGAAGATATCGGAGCGTGAGGGTCTTGAGCCGGTGGAGATCGAGCCCGAAGCGATCAAACTGCTCATGAGTTACAACTGGCCCGGCAACGTGCGCGAGTTGCAAAACATTGCGGAGCGTGCGGTTGTGTTGTGCGGGGTGCGGCGAAGCGCGGGCGCTCCGAGCAAGGTGATCAGCAAGGAACTGATCGAGCCCTGGCTGGTTCCGGTACCGGTGCAGCCTCGGGTGCGTGCGCAGTTCATGGGGCGCGATGAGCCTTCGTTCGGGGCTGAGAGTTTCATGGAGTCGAAGTCGTCGAGGGTTCCCGGGCGGCGGCTGGAGGACATTGAGCGCGATGCGATCATCCAGACACTCGAGAGGTTCAACGGGCATCGCCAGAAGACGGCTGACGCGCTGGGCATCGGCGTGCGGACGCTGGGCTTGAAGCTGAGGAAGTGGAAGGACGATAATCTGGTGTCGCACTCGTTGTAG
- the fliE gene encoding flagellar hook-basal body complex protein FliE, protein MMSDPIGLIGASGSGPVRGTGPAHAGRAPEGGDSFKQALMKSLEQVNAAQQEADRAVEDLVTGNRHDVEGVILATEKADMAFKMLQSVRNKVLGAYEEIKQIRV, encoded by the coding sequence ATGATGAGCGATCCGATCGGATTGATCGGTGCCAGTGGATCGGGTCCTGTTCGCGGGACCGGCCCGGCACACGCGGGGCGAGCGCCCGAGGGTGGTGATTCGTTCAAGCAGGCCCTCATGAAGAGCCTTGAGCAGGTCAATGCGGCTCAGCAGGAGGCTGACCGTGCGGTGGAGGATCTGGTGACGGGCAATCGGCATGATGTCGAGGGCGTGATCCTTGCGACCGAGAAGGCGGACATGGCGTTCAAGATGCTTCAGTCGGTTCGCAACAAGGTGCTCGGGGCGTATGAGGAGATCAAGCAGATCCGGGTGTAA
- the fliG gene encoding flagellar motor switch protein FliG, whose protein sequence is MARKPFEKLPSDPSSLNSLSKAAIILLMLGTDAAAKVLKTLPAEAVEEVTRELASLGRVDQALKAAVIEEFYHTVIATGMAQEGNLDYAKILLQNSMDPKLAERVLGQIQTQVQKTPFSFLQRAESDNLLTFIQDEHPQTIALITCHLAHHKAAEILVGLPMQKQIEVIKRIATMEQTNPEVIKEVERGLESRLSNMLLQSMEKAGGVSTVAEILNLADRATEKSIMEGLEGEDPDLVEQIRRLMFVFEDIMLVNDKGIQAVLKEVENDELALALKTASPELQEKILGNMSERASALIKEDMEFMGPVRVSDVEAAQQRIVDTVRRLEEAGDVMIQGRGGDNDLIM, encoded by the coding sequence ATGGCACGCAAGCCGTTTGAAAAACTTCCGTCGGATCCGTCTTCGCTGAACTCGCTTTCGAAAGCTGCGATCATCCTGCTCATGTTGGGGACCGATGCGGCGGCGAAGGTGCTCAAGACGCTTCCTGCCGAGGCGGTGGAGGAGGTCACAAGAGAACTGGCCAGTCTTGGGCGTGTGGATCAGGCGCTCAAGGCTGCGGTGATCGAAGAATTTTATCACACGGTTATTGCGACGGGGATGGCGCAGGAGGGGAACCTCGATTACGCGAAGATCCTGCTGCAGAACTCGATGGATCCGAAGTTGGCTGAGCGTGTGCTTGGGCAGATTCAGACGCAGGTGCAGAAGACGCCGTTCAGTTTTCTACAGCGGGCCGAGAGCGACAACCTTTTGACGTTCATTCAGGATGAACACCCGCAGACGATTGCGTTGATTACCTGTCATCTTGCGCATCACAAGGCGGCGGAAATCCTGGTGGGTTTGCCGATGCAGAAGCAGATCGAGGTGATCAAGCGCATCGCGACGATGGAGCAGACGAATCCGGAGGTCATCAAGGAGGTGGAACGCGGGCTCGAGTCGAGGTTGTCGAACATGCTTCTTCAGAGCATGGAAAAGGCGGGTGGCGTGTCGACCGTGGCCGAGATTCTGAATCTTGCGGATCGGGCTACAGAGAAGTCGATCATGGAAGGTCTCGAAGGCGAAGATCCGGATCTGGTTGAGCAGATTCGCAGGCTGATGTTCGTGTTCGAAGACATCATGCTGGTCAACGACAAGGGCATCCAGGCGGTGCTCAAGGAAGTCGAGAATGACGAACTGGCGCTCGCGCTCAAGACAGCCAGCCCGGAACTGCAGGAGAAGATACTGGGGAATATGTCTGAGCGTGCGTCGGCGCTGATCAAGGAAGACATGGAGTTCATGGGGCCGGTTCGCGTGAGTGATGTTGAGGCAGCTCAGCAACGCATTGTGGACACAGTGCGCCGACTCGAAGAAGCGGGCGACGTGATGATTCAGGGTCGCGGCGGAGACAATGACCTGATTATGTAG
- the flgC gene encoding flagellar basal body rod protein FlgC: MYGSLDISTSGMIAQRIRMGAIAANIANSETILDSSGNLNPFRKRLVHFSSGNPSAMSRSGRAMGVHVAEIKADADAIRPRYIPGSPYADEQGYVPYPDINPSLEQINAMQAARSYEANVVAAETSKQMMAQALRLLA, encoded by the coding sequence ATGTATGGAAGCCTGGATATTTCGACGAGCGGGATGATCGCGCAGCGCATTCGGATGGGCGCGATCGCGGCGAATATCGCGAACTCTGAGACGATCCTCGATTCGTCGGGGAATCTGAACCCGTTTCGCAAGCGACTGGTTCATTTTTCAAGCGGGAATCCTTCGGCAATGAGTCGCAGCGGGCGCGCGATGGGCGTGCATGTGGCAGAGATTAAGGCCGACGCGGATGCGATTCGACCACGATATATCCCTGGCAGTCCCTATGCGGATGAGCAGGGCTATGTGCCTTATCCGGACATCAATCCGTCGCTGGAGCAGATCAATGCGATGCAGGCGGCGCGTTCGTATGAGGCGAATGTGGTGGCTGCGGAGACTTCAAAGCAGATGATGGCACAGGCTTTGCGGTTGCTTGCGTAA